DNA from Halogeometricum sp. S1BR25-6:
ACCACGTCGCCGACAACCTCGCGGCCGCCGAGATGGAACTGGACGAGGCGGACCTCGAAAAGATAGACGCAATCGAGGAGCGCCGACGCGTCATCGACCCCGACATGGGGCCGTGGAACCGGGAGTGACGGACCGATGACGACACTCGACCTCCCCGATGTCGGGTACGGCACCGGCGGCGCGACGAAGGAGGACGTGGTCCGTGCGCTCCGCGTCGGCTACCGCCACCTCGACACGGCGCAGATGTACGAGAACGAGGCGGACGTCGGCGAGGCGGTGGCGGAGAGCGACGTCGACCGCGACGATATCGTCTTGGCGACGAAGGTTCGTCCCGAGAACCTCGCGCCGGAGGACGTGAAACGGACGGCCAAGGAGAGTCTGGACCGACTCGGCGTCGAGAAAGTGGAGATGCTGTACGTCCACTGGCCGACCGCGGCGTACGACGCCGAGGAGACGCTTCCGGCGCTCGACGAACTCCGCGAGGAGGGCCTCGTCGACCACGTCTGTCTCAGCAACTTCACGCCCGCACTGTTGGACGAGACGCGCGAGGTTCTGGAGTCGCCCGTCGCCGCCCACCAAGTGGAGTGTCACCCGCTCTTCCCGCAGGAGGAACTCCGCGCGTACGCGGAGGAGCACGACCACCGCCTCGTTGCCTACGTCCCCCTCGCGCGTGGCGAGATTTTCGACCACCCCGTCGTCTCCGAGGTGGCAGAGCGACGCGGCGCGTCCGCGGCGCAGGTGTGTCTCGCGTGGGCCGTCGAGAAGGGGGTCGTCCCCATCCCGAAGGGGTCGGGCGACCACGCCGCGGACAACCTCGCGGCGACCGAGGTGGGACTGGACCGAGCGGACCTCGAGAAGCTAGACGGAATCGAGGAGCGGCGGCGCGTCGTCGACCCGGAGACGGCGCCGTGGAACCGGGCGTAGCCGCTCACCGCTGCCACTCCTCGTCGCCGTCGTTCGGACTGTCGGGCGGCGATTCTCCCCATCCCATCTCGTCTTCGTCCGTCTCGACCAGTTCCTCCGCGATGCCGGCGCGACCGGCGGCGACGAGGACGAGGTAGCCGACGGCCCCGACGGTGAACAGGAGCACCGGGATGACGAACGGGCCGTACGACCCGACGAGCCAATCGAGGAAGCGAGCGACCACCGTCTGGAGCAGCACGGCCATGGCGACGCTTCGAACGCCGCGGAGTTACCGTTTCGGGCTGACGTCGGCGTCCGCTCCGCCCGTCTCGCCCGCGCCGTCCGTCGCCACGCGCCCGTCCCCCTCGGGGTCGGTGCCGCTCGGGTCCGACACCCTCCCGGTCGACTCCACGTCCGCGGCGGCGGTCGTCGTCAGCGTCACGTCGCGCTTCGGGAAGGGAATCTCTATCGCGGCGTCGTTCAGCGCCGCGTACAGCGCGCGGTTCAGTTCGTGCTGGGCGCGGCGGCGGCGGGTGGGCGCGCTCACCCAGCAGAGCAGTTCGTACTCCAAGGCGGAGTCGCCGAACCGGCGGAAGCGCATCCGGGGTTTCGGCGAGTCGAGGACGAGCGACTCGGCCTCGGCCACGTCGACGGCCAGCGCCTCGAAGCCGTCCAACTCGGTGCCGTAAGCGACGGAGAGGGGGACGCGGATGCGTCGGCGTCGCTGCGGGGCGGACTCGTTCGTTATCTTCGCCGCGTTGAGCACGGAGTTCGGCACCGTCACCATCAGTTCGTCGCGGGTGAGAAGCGTCGTCGAGCGGATGCCCACCTTCACGACGGACCCCGAGGTGCCGTCGTCGAGGACGATGAAGTCGCCGAGTTTGTACGTGTCGTCGAAGTACAGCGCGATTCCCCCGAAAAAGTTGGCGACGGTGTCCTTCGCGGCGAAGCCCACCGCGATTCCGGCGACGCCCGCCGCGCCGAGCAGCGGCGTTATCTCGATGTTCCAGACGTACAGTAGCGTGGCCGCGCCGCCGAGGAGGACCACCAGCGTCCAGACGTTCGAGAGGACGGGCGCGAAGTCGAACCGACCGCCCTCCTCGTTCACGCGTTCGACCAGTCGGTTCACCGCGCGGTTGGCCGCGTACGCCCAGACGAGGACGATGACCGACACCGAGGGTTTGCCGAAGAAGGTGTCGAGCGTCGCCGGCGGGAACACCGTCGACGCCCGCACGGACGGCACCTGCGTGAGGAGGAGGACGCCCGCCAGGGCCGCGGTGACGACCAGCGGCGCCCGCAGTTCCGAGAGGACGATGTCGTCGTAGGCGCTGTCGGTGTGGACGACGTAGCGGCGGGCCGTCCGGAGGACGACGAACTCCAAGGCGAGGGCGGCGGCGACCGAAACGAGGAGGAGCGCGGCCGTCGCCTCCACCGCGGAGAGCCCCGCGAACGC
Protein-coding regions in this window:
- a CDS encoding aldo/keto reductase; protein product: MTTLDLPDVGYGTGGATKEDVVRALRVGYRHLDTAQMYENEADVGEAVAESDVDRDDIVLATKVRPENLAPEDVKRTAKESLDRLGVEKVEMLYVHWPTAAYDAEETLPALDELREEGLVDHVCLSNFTPALLDETREVLESPVAAHQVECHPLFPQEELRAYAEEHDHRLVAYVPLARGEIFDHPVVSEVAERRGASAAQVCLAWAVEKGVVPIPKGSGDHAADNLAATEVGLDRADLEKLDGIEERRRVVDPETAPWNRA
- a CDS encoding mechanosensitive ion channel family protein, which produces MLGPFTDAFAGLSAVEATAALLLVSVAAALALEFVVLRTARRYVVHTDSAYDDIVLSELRAPLVVTAALAGVLLLTQVPSVRASTVFPPATLDTFFGKPSVSVIVLVWAYAANRAVNRLVERVNEEGGRFDFAPVLSNVWTLVVLLGGAATLLYVWNIEITPLLGAAGVAGIAVGFAAKDTVANFFGGIALYFDDTYKLGDFIVLDDGTSGSVVKVGIRSTTLLTRDELMVTVPNSVLNAAKITNESAPQRRRRIRVPLSVAYGTELDGFEALAVDVAEAESLVLDSPKPRMRFRRFGDSALEYELLCWVSAPTRRRRAQHELNRALYAALNDAAIEIPFPKRDVTLTTTAAADVESTGRVSDPSGTDPEGDGRVATDGAGETGGADADVSPKR